In Schizosaccharomyces osmophilus chromosome 1, complete sequence, the genomic window AAGTCCAGAGACGGTCCAAGTTGACACTTGGGCGCCACAAAGGGTTCCTTAAAAGGTGGTAATGGCGCATACCAACCTTACCAAAGTAACCAGGGTGGTACTTATCCAAGTGAGTACGGAGATGGTGTTGACCACCAGCAAGACCACGACCACCAGGATGCTTCCTGTGCTTTCCGATACGACCGTGACCGGCAGAAACGTGACCACGAAGCTTACGATTCTTAGCAAGATGAGTAGGCATTATATTTTTCGCCTGTTAGGTGGTGGCTGAGGAGGTGtgaattttcgttttggtGTTTAGGGGCATGTAAAAAAGCAGTCACgatgtttacaaaaagcaatcatCATCGTAAACATCATAAAACGATATTATAGAAAATGGCCTTCTGGCTTTTGCATATTATGAAGAATGAAGATTAATTTATTCAAAGGTCAATTTACTTGTATCATGTTTATAAAACCccaatttcatttctttttttttttttcaaggtTCCTTTTCGCTCATGCTCACGTTAAGTTTTGGAGTCATTCTTTGTCACTTATATTTCATCAACCAGAAATGGCTAGTATAAAGTAACTTTTACCGTCGGAATTGCATGCAACGTatcttttctatatatGATAGTATTCAAGAATCGTAGTAAGCCGTTATATTATTAGGATGTATCTACCATTGCCATCGTTTCAGCTTCTGTATATTTCTCGGTTTTGTTGTCGAAAGAGTAGCAATCGGGCTTATTATCGTAACATACTTCAACGCCAGTAGTTATGCCTTGAACGTTCCTGAGAATCCAAGGGTTTACAAAGACTTGTTTCATGTTGTGATAATAAAAGGTTAAACAAGTACCGCAAATCTTGCAAAATGCTCGTTTGGCTATGTCGGAAGATGAATAGTGGGATACCTTTTCCTTGGGttccaaatgaaaatcttGCGCTACAAAAGCCATAAAAGGTCCTGAACACCATTTCCGGCAACTTTCGCAGTGACAGATGCTAAGTTCAGGCCTCTCTACTTGTACAGAGATTTTAACGGCTTCGCAAAGACAAGCACCATGGTATTCCGGCATGATGATTATTGATTGTCTGGTTTATTAAAGATAATTAAATCGATGGTAGCACAACGATCTTCTCTCGTAATATAAATAAGTACTCAGAATTTATACGTAATCAGTTGGGACTTTTGAATTACATATGCTTCTAAAGACGAATTGCCACGTAAAGCAAAAGgttgcaaaaacaaatcaaccgaatataaaagaaaaaacattaaGTCTAACCAGACCAACATTTCCGTTTATGGAGTCGTTGACTTTGGTCAACGATAACTTTGAAGGCGACATTGATATTAGTAACGCTTGGCTCTGGGCTTTTTCTAAGCTTTAGGTAGATGTAAACCATCATATTCAAATCACATGCATTTCGACTTGATGAGGTTTTATGCAAAGTAATAGCTTTTGTGCATTTGGCAATTCGGGTTGAATGGTCGCTTGCAATTTGGGCAACTGCTGGCTTGCTGATATTCGTTCTTTGTCAAGCTATATTTGCATGCTCCACACAAAACAGGGAACATATTTGGTGTTTCCTTCCATGGCTCAAAAGGATGAGATTCCAGAGTGTTATGGCAAGTAAAACAAGCGTAAAACTCTTTGCACGCAAGACAGCGTAATGCTACAATGTCCAGTTCACTATGATAATGCTGACAGCGAGAACAGTCATCTACCAGCAAACCACGTATAGTTGGTGTTGCGCTCATCCTTGattaattcataaattaGGTGAAGGAACTAAAAATTgaatccaaagaaaaaatagcaGAACCGAGTgataaaattgaaaaataccAGCAATATGATGAATATAAGAGGTAGCATATAAACCGCAAGGAATGTAAAGTGGGCCGCAATTGAGAAGTTCTAGTTACTCTTTGAAAGTGTTTGAGAACAACATATTGATTAATTCATAATAAATACTGCGTTTCCCCTTGGAATGGAAATCTATTTCTCttagaagaaaacttttgaatGCTCGACCTTTTGCAACTCTCGCATAGAAACGGGTTGCACTTGTCTAGTCAAACCAAACAACTGACTTATCCTAGGTTCGCAAAATTAATTTcaattaaattaaaaataaaacatttaGCCAGCTTTAATAATCAAGTCTTTCTATATCCTGTATCTGGTGGGTAGACCACTATTTACCAAGTACCTGAATGGACGcaaaaaacgaaagacCTGACTACCGACTGAAACGAGATGAATTACTATCATTTCGGAACCTGATATCAAAGAATATTGCACAACTGTCTTCTATTAATTATGTGAACCCACAGTTGGAGTCAGCATTACAGCAATTATCAGAAAggaattttaaaaatgaaaaagaaactcgaGACCAATTGccttttgaagctttctCAGACTTAATCTGGACAAATGGCTCTATTTTGCATGAATTATCTAATTTAACGAACGTATGAGACACTATTCAGTTGCAAAAAAGGTATTGTAAGCTAACCTAGGCAGCACTTAGAGTCTATGAATGAATCTTTCTCGTCATTCTCAACGTCCATTGATTCTTATGACTCTCATTGGAATTCTAAATCCAAAGCCGCAATGGAATTGCATAACAAATATCAATCCATTGAAGCTGAGAAGAAACGCGTTCATGAAAAACTTGATTGCATAGAGTATgttgaaaacaatttcttaATTTCAGATGAAGATTTAATTCATTTGACTTCCCACAACGATGTTGACGATCGCTTTTATCTAATCTTCGAGAAAGCCCAGTCCATTCATGATAACACAAACTCTCTTTTCACTCCTGTTAGTGAGTTCCTTAATTATGAATCTCTTGAGGGGATCATAAAGACTATGTCGAGGCATATTGATACTGCTTACGGTAAGCTGTACAGGTTTGTAGAACTTGAACTCAGAAACCCTCGAGTGATTCAAACTATGGAAACCAATTCAGAAATTAAACGAGCAATAACAAAGCTTTTATCTGAACATACAACAGCCAGCAGAACGATAAACTTGATTATTCAGGTACGGCAGCAGAATCTTCATTCGGCATATGTTACTGCTTTAACTAGAGGTGATGCACTCTCTTCCTCAAAACCAATTGAACTTTCAGCGCCAGATACTATGCGCTTTATAGGTGATCTTTTGGCTTGGATTCACCAAACTATTGTGAATGAGAAAGAGCTAATTGATTCTATATTTGCTGCTAGAAGACAACAAGTAAACAGCCACCCGGTGCCCCCTTGGGATATACCTTCTACTGTACAagaacaaacaaataatttattagACGGTAGTTTGTACGGTATTTGCCGTCCTTTGCTTTCGCGGGCACAAACCTCAATACTCGATTTAACTGATACCATCCGTTTATACAATTTAATCGAGCTGCTTGGATTCTATCATGaagcattttcaaaaattgttCACGAAAACTGTATAGTTCTCAAGATACTAAAAACGTAGGTTATTTCTTTACCGTATTGTACTAACTTCTATGTTTAAGGATTGAAGATTTTACTTATCA contains:
- the cog6 gene encoding Golgi transport complex peripheral subunit Cog6; translated protein: MDAKNERPDYRLKRDELLSFRNLISKNIAQLSSINYVNPQLESALQQLSERNFKNEKETRDQLPFEAFSDLIWTNGSILHELSNLTNHLESMNESFSSFSTSIDSYDSHWNSKSKAAMELHNKYQSIEAEKKRVHEKLDCIEYVENNFLISDEDLIHLTSHNDVDDRFYLIFEKAQSIHDNTNSLFTPVSEFLNYESLEGIIKTMSRHIDTAYGKLYRFVELELRNPRVIQTMETNSEIKRAITKLLSEHTTASRTINLIIQVRQQNLHSAYVTALTRGDALSSSKPIELSAPDTMRFIGDLLAWIHQTIVNEKELIDSIFAARRQQVNSHPVPPWDIPSTVQEQTNNLLDGSLYGICRPLLSRAQTSILDLTDTIRLYNLIELLGFYHEAFSKIVHENCIVLKILKTIEDFTYQRMKTVIDDELYAISSSLPKVTDDLLPPDFVTSFLRNSNSIFKIRNASLSVKGVDEEQFITIFSDLFEKVLQICFTMVKDRLHFHKYVIYLLNILDSCLTYLRRYNFLAHIRESFENKENMYVEKLIDLVYQTYLTESGLSDLINFIKNKDDKEELKAISSVSWDEQVSRFNSFVTITISEIIADLQLLAAPLIMEHVMKRTAEMYIQSFQQITQRVQPIVGYVWPLSIEELKIAMNIDSALDF
- the rpl2801 gene encoding 60S ribosomal protein L27/L28 codes for the protein MPTHLAKNRKLRGHVSAGHGRIGKHRKHPGGRGLAGGQHHLRTHLDKYHPGYFGKVGMRHYHLLRNPLWRPSVNLDRLWTLVPNETREKYLGKNTEVAPVINTLQSGYAKVLGKGRLPETPVIVQARYVSRRAEEKIKQAGGVVELVA
- the hot13 gene encoding helper of TIM Hot13; this encodes MSATPTIRGLLVDDCSRCQHYHSELDIVALRCLACKEFYACFTCHNTLESHPFEPWKETPNMFPVLCGACKYSLTKNEYQQASSCPNCKRPFNPNCQMHKSYYFA
- a CDS encoding CENP-V, S-(hydroxymethyl)glutathione synthase, with translation MPEYHGACLCEAVKISVQVERPELSICHCESCRKWCSGPFMAFVAQDFHLEPKEKVSHYSSSDIAKRAFCKICGTCLTFYYHNMKQVFVNPWILRNVQGITTGVEVCYDNKPDCYSFDNKTEKYTEAETMAMVDTS